acaaagcataaccaaaaaacaccaggcatgacataAACTAACGTACTCATCATTctgtaaccaagtctcagtgaggcagcaaacagcaaacaggataGCACTGGCCACCAcagactcatagaacatcctcagcatcgtccagCAGATGGTAAACCACCTCAGCCTCCTCTAGGCATCAGAGTTCTTAGTCAAGTCCATTTTCTGTCTATATACACTCCCAGGTATCTGCATTTCCCTACAGTGTCCACCACAGTCCCCTGGATGAAGATGAACTGGAATGTCACTGGAATCTTGGTCATCGTCAGGTCCActaccagttccttggtctttgtcacatttagctGTAGATGGTTTTGCTCACACCATGTAACAACGCTGTCCACCAGAGCCCTGTACTTGGTCACATCACTCTTGCTGATATGTCCAACTATGGCTGAGTCATCAGCAACCCTCTTATGATGGCAGGAATCTGTGCAGTAGATGAAGTCTGTGATGTtgagggtgaagaggaaggcAGAAAGGCAGGCACAGAAACTGGTGTCTGCTGGTCAGGTGGTCAACAATCCAGGACATGGGGGGGGCATCCACTTGCATTGCTGTTAGCTTCTCCCCTAGTAGAGCTGAACGGATGGTGTTAAATGTACTGGAAAAGTCAAAATACATGACCCTCACATTGCTCaccggcttgtccaggtgggcATAGACACAATTCAGCAAGTAGATGGTGGCATCCTCAACTCCTAGTCAGGGCTGGTAGGTGAACTGGAGGGGCTCCAGGAGTGGCCTAACCTTTAGCTGCTCTAGAACAAGTCTTTCCAGGGTTTTCATAATGTGGGTGGTCAACCCCACAGGTCTGTAGTCCTTGATGCCTCTAGGATCTGGCGTCTTGGGCACAGGAGGCATCATTAGCATCTTTCTatgttttcatcacttcatGTGTAACCTCTGAGGCAGTTGTGGAGCATTTGTCCAAAGAAAGACTAGCATCATCTGCATACACACGTACCCTACATCAACCTTCACAGATGAACTGACGCAACAAACTCCTCACTGGCACTGAGTGAACATATCTGCAGTCAGCTGACAGCATCATGTGACCAGACTGCTGATGAGTCAGAGCTGAAGACCAATTACTTTGTCACAACAAAGGTTTCTTTTTACGTGTGAAACAATGGAGCTGTTCTgtcggagagagagagagagtgtgtgtgtgcgtgcgcgctGTTGAAGGTTTCTTGTGTCATTCTgctgactgaaaacattattCCCCTTCAAAGTTCAGATTGTTTGAGTCCTCCCCCTCGTTGTCTCATTTTCTACTGCTGgaatgctaacattagccacgTTAGGCACATTAACTCCTGCAGTGGAAGAAGGACTCACTTTCCTCACTGAAGTAAAACTACACACAGTAGAAACAAGGTTGAGAGGTACTGtacttaaaatattaaacatgtcCATCCATATACATATAACACGTATATTACTTATATATTTTACCATTATAACTAAACTAATGCATAACAACACAGTGACCAAGAGTACAACACACTGCAACTGAGGAATAAAAGACACTGCCAATATACAAATATTAATACGgtagtttttcctctccactgtcaccgaatgttgggttctctgtgtTACAAAATTTcatcaaagagtttggtctagacctgctctaattgaaaagtgtcaggAGATAACTTTTGATGTGATttggcgccatataaataaactgaatggaACTGAATTGAAGCGAGGCTGCTAAACTATTAGTTCTCCTGAGTTTGCACTGTCAAGTACCTGACTCTGAACTTCATAAATGATACTGAGGAAGCTTCAGTTTTTTTTGGACTATAAAAACCAGGTGTTATATCAagctgtgtttattgttttgtatttttttatatatattattattttcttacatCAAATTTATGAGATCTTGGTGGTTTGATTCAGTTGGAGTGTCCTCGTGGACGGGAAGACGTGCTACATTTAAGGTCAACTTTATTACGATTCCCATCTAAACTTCTTCTGTAAATCTAAACTATCAAATAACAAAAGACACACAGCTGATGaatggacagtgtgtgtgtgtgttcagttcacTGTGTGTTGGATCATTGTTTTCCatcagacaaaagacaaatagaaacaaacGTCCATTTTCTGCCGAGATCTAAACACTACAGTGCTGAATTCTCCTGGTTTTAAACTGACTCActcagtttcactgtttcataCAAGGTCTCTTGTTTGTTAGAAAATACAGGAAGAAATCTGAttgtttaaaaaacattaactgTAGTTATGTCATTTCCATGTTCTACAACAAACAGTCATATGTTCTTCTATTTTCTCCTTCACTCACACGTTTTCATTAATCTTAGCAGtcttttctgcttcctgtcgTCACCTGAATCCACTCGGTCTGTTGcttgctgattggctgacacATCACAGCCTGAACTTTGTGCAGACATCACAGATGGACTCTGGGCCAAGCTGAGTCTGGATCAGTCCTGCTCCTGAACCTCCTGCCTGCTGACTAAATATAACACAAGGTGAACAAGATGGAGTAACTGTACatcacttgagtatttctataTTAAGTTACTTTGTATTACTACCCCACTGCATTTCATATGGCATACTGTATTTTTAACTACACCAACTGATAAAAGTTTACTAGTTAGTACTGATATTGAACTAAGGTTTAAATGCAAGACTTTGAGTCCTTTCAGACTGTAGTATTTGTTCTTCCCATTCAGTACAGATTCAGACTACTTCCTCCTCGTGTGTGATGGATGGAGGAGGTCCTGGGAAAGGTCCTGCCTGGTCTCAGTCCAGGTTCTGGACTGAGCCAGACTAATGAACCAGCAGATTCTCCACAAATCAACCTGAgatacaaacaacagaagaacaagaagaagctTTTACTCTGACGGagatttaattaaagaaatagCTCACCCGAAGTGAACGTCCTTTCATGTTTCCCTGCTCACTGCTGTTTGAAACACTGTTCTCAGatcagtttgtatgtgtgtgtgtggatttacAGTGGAAGATGTGAAGACAGCTGACACTGAATTTTCTGCTAGAACATCAATGATCAAAATCAGATGAAACGCATAGTTTGCTGTCCTATCACCTCCTcattctccttttctcctctcttttaaAATTTAACTCAGTTTCTCTTCCAGCCTTTGAGGAGATCTGTGTCTGTTGTCAGATGACTGGGTTGAGTCCAGACCTCCATGTTTTCTAAAAGGAGAGGTCTgacccctcctccctctgccccgtcttcctcctccctcctccctccttcccccgcttgctgtctttgtttttgtccttggcAATCGCTGCAAGTCCTCAGAGCGTCTTTCAGGAGGAAAGAATAGCAGATTGTCTTCATTAAGGAGGACGCCTTGTTTCAGGAAGTCCggggggggggcagagggagggagggaggtgaagCAGAATGTCAAGTCGAATGTCTTTGTGTTGGGTGTTTTCGGCCCAGCGACAGCTGATTCATATTCAAATGGAGCTTCAGAATGGAtgcttcacatacacacaaacacacactcaaagttTACAAAAAAGCGATGACATTCCAGGAGGAGGTGTAAAGCTGTGAGAGGACGatgtggagaaggagaggaggaggtagaggagcAAACAAACAGGATTCACATCCACACTGAAGTTCAACATGACTTTTATTAGTGCTGACAAAtcatgatgttgatgatgtcatctACGGATACAACAtgatgtctcacacacacatatgttacacatgaaaatacaaaatcagCACAAAAACCAAAGTCTGTCTCGACTGTGAGAACCTGAAGACTCACAAGGGCAGTATGTGTGGCAGTATGTTTTGTAGGTCCAGTCGGCAGTCACTGGGTCGTAACAACCTATCAGCTGGTCGCTATGGCAACAGAATCACTGACTCGGTGACACAAGAACCAGATCAGACCTGAAACTAAACACaggtttaaattaaattgtcaGCTCATTGGTACAGCAGCTCCAGACTGCTGTGTTCTCATTGGACGGTTAGTTGTTTATTAAGTGAGGTAGGAGGAGCTATCAAGCTGTTCATCAGAAGAATCGAGGGTCTCGATTGGCTCTGCGGGAACGGAAACGAATCTCAGACAGTTTGGAGTTGATGCCAGAGCCTATGACGCCTTTCTTGGCGAGAGGAAACCGAGCCAAGATCGCATCTGAGAAACAGAGGGGAAGATGGTCAGAAAGGAAGATGGTCAGACTAGAGGAACATTTTGGTTGGATGTCTGAACCTACTGAAGATGGCGTTGATCTTGTGTGGGTCAAGTGCGCTGCGCTGTGGTTGGAAGGCAGGACGACGGCTCCGTCCACCTCGCAGGTTACTGTTCATCAGAGTGTTCATATCAAACACACCCATCAGCAGCGTCCGTGCCATTGCCGTGGGAGACTGCGCCTGATTGGCTGCCTGCCATGAGCGGACATCACAAAGAACACCAGAGCCCGGACACACCTCCACCTGGCTCACCTGAGCAGATTAAACCACAACAGACAAGCCAGATCAGGTGACATCAAATCTGATTGGTTTAACCTAGATCAAAGTGATTTAAACTGGATCATATTAACCCAGTTCAGATTGAATCAGatcattttacataaataacaAAGTTGGAGCACCTTGCCGGTCACCACATATGTCCAATCTGCTCCAGTCTAAACAAGATTAAATCAGTTTCAGTGTGAACCAGATCAGAGGTGTTCTCACATGGTCGTCCACGTGTCCAGCAGTACACTGGCTCTCGGAGcagctcctcctcagctcctccatgATGGTCTGGCTGCAGAGCGGTGCCTCCTCCCCCATGTGGCTGCCCATGCCCAGGTCTGCTCCTCCTGgcacctcctcatcctcagagCCCAGCGGGGCCCAGGACTCCAACATGTCCCCAGTCAGCTCCTCCTGGATCTGTTGGGTGTAGACTTGAGGGTGGAGGTCTCTGTCCTGATTGGTTGAGAGGTGGTGATGCAAATACGGAGCATAATTGTCACTCCTGCCTGTTGCCGTGGAGATGGAGTGGTGACTGTTGGCTTGGCCCAATGTCTGCCACATGGTGGACAAGAGCCCAGGgatttctgggaaatgtagtcatattaaatgtcataaaataaaacaaacaatattaacCCAGGCTGATTTCATTTAA
This region of Scatophagus argus isolate fScaArg1 chromosome 10, fScaArg1.pri, whole genome shotgun sequence genomic DNA includes:
- the LOC124066109 gene encoding uncharacterized protein LOC124066109, which codes for MTESPDSSVLPRTPTGGTGPVVVVKVESGVSVLTTSQTTELHFLRSRVQELEREKAELLAENQRLKNMLVHEIPGLLSTMWQTLGQANSHHSISTATGRSDNYAPYLHHHLSTNQDRDLHPQVYTQQIQEELTGDMLESWAPLGSEDEEVPGGADLGMGSHMGEEAPLCSQTIMEELRRSCSESQCTAGHVDDHVSQVEVCPGSGVLCDVRSWQAANQAQSPTAMARTLLMGVFDMNTLMNSNLRGGRSRRPAFQPQRSALDPHKINAIFNAILARFPLAKKGVIGSGINSKLSEIRFRSRRANRDPRFF